In the genome of Alphaproteobacteria bacterium, one region contains:
- a CDS encoding alcohol dehydrogenase catalytic domain-containing protein: MLALAKIAPEEGGVAVGHYPEPSPGPGEVLIRMQAAGICGTDMQIYKWAPRMRARVQVPRILGHEMAGHIHAVGEGVTRLKPGDFVSLESHIFCGHCRQCRAGQAHVCQNLGYPGISIDGGFAEWCVVPEQICWVNPPDLDPYIAAMLEPYGISVYASAVGTGVAGQSVLVNGCGPIGMMNVATARALGAARVLAVDPNPKRRAMAAQMGADRTLDPMEEDVARVCLDMTGGYGIDVAIEYSGTPAGFEACTTSLRKGGEFRLVGGPPEPHAVTFAQWIYKAVTVHAVHGRRLWGDWVLGQDLLAAGKVDISPLVSHVLPLSESARGFDLILAGEALKPILVPDRG, translated from the coding sequence ATGCTAGCCCTCGCCAAGATCGCGCCGGAAGAAGGCGGCGTTGCCGTCGGCCACTATCCCGAGCCCTCGCCCGGTCCCGGCGAAGTGCTCATCCGGATGCAGGCCGCGGGCATTTGCGGCACCGACATGCAGATCTACAAATGGGCGCCGCGCATGCGCGCCCGCGTGCAGGTGCCGCGCATTCTGGGGCATGAGATGGCGGGCCATATCCACGCCGTCGGCGAGGGCGTCACGCGGCTGAAGCCGGGCGATTTCGTCTCTCTGGAAAGCCACATCTTTTGCGGCCATTGTCGCCAGTGCCGCGCGGGCCAGGCGCATGTCTGTCAGAATCTGGGCTATCCCGGCATTTCCATCGACGGCGGCTTTGCCGAGTGGTGCGTGGTGCCGGAGCAGATTTGCTGGGTGAACCCGCCGGATCTCGACCCCTATATCGCCGCCATGCTGGAGCCCTACGGCATCAGCGTCTATGCCAGCGCCGTCGGCACCGGCGTTGCCGGCCAGAGCGTGCTGGTGAACGGCTGCGGCCCGATCGGCATGATGAATGTCGCCACCGCCCGCGCACTGGGCGCGGCGCGGGTGCTGGCGGTCGACCCGAATCCGAAACGCCGCGCCATGGCAGCTCAAATGGGCGCCGACCGCACCCTCGACCCGATGGAAGAGGACGTGGCCAGGGTCTGCCTCGACATGACCGGCGGCTATGGCATCGACGTCGCGATCGAGTATTCCGGCACCCCCGCCGGCTTCGAGGCCTGCACCACGTCCTTGCGCAAGGGCGGCGAATTCCGTCTGGTCGGCGGCCCGCCGGAGCCCCACGCCGTCACCTTCGCCCAGTGGATCTACAAGGCCGTCACCGTGCACGCGGTGCATGGGCGGCGGCTCTGGGGAGATTGGGTGCTGGGGCAGGACCTGCTGGCCGCCGGCAAGGTCGACATCTCGCCGCTGGTCAGCCACGTGCTGCCTCTGTCGGAAAGCGCCCGCGGCTTCGACCTGATCCTGGCCGGCGAGGCGCTGAAGCCGATTCTGGTGCCGGACCGGGGCTGA